The Daucus carota subsp. sativus chromosome 9, DH1 v3.0, whole genome shotgun sequence genome window below encodes:
- the LOC108202817 gene encoding phenylacetaldehyde reductase-like has product MSKTVCVTGASGYIASWLVKYLLQRGYTVKASVRDPNDPKKTGHLLALEGAKDRLQLFKANLLEEGSFDAAVAGCEGVFHTASPFTHAVDDPQAELIDPAVKGTLNVLGSCAKAPSVKRVVLTSSVAAVAYNGKPRTPDVVVDESWFSDPEFCKESKMWYVLSKTLAEDAAWKFVREKGIDMVTINPAMVIGPLLQPTLNTSAAAILNLINGAQTYPNASFGWVNVKDVANAHILAYETPSANGRYCLVESVVHHSGVVDILRKLYPSLQLPDKCADDKPFTPTYQVSKDKTKSLGISYTSLEDGIKETVESLKEKKFFVA; this is encoded by the exons ATGAGCAAGACGGTATGTGTAACTGGAGCCTCAGGCTACATAGCATCATGGCTTGTCAAGTACTTGCTTCAGCGTGGTTACACCGTGAAAGCTTCTGTCAGAGATCCCA ATGATCCAAAGAAAACAGGCCACTTGCTTGCACTTGAGGGAGCTAAGGATAGACTTCAGCTGTTTAAAGCGAACTTACTGGAAGAAGGGTCGTTTGATGCTGCCGTTGCTGGTTGTGAAGGTGTCTTCCATACAGCATCACCTTTTACTCATGCCGTTGATGATCCGCAG GCAGAATTGATCGATCCTGCAGTTAAGGGCACACTTAATGTACTCGGGTCATGTGCAAAAGCTCCCTCAGTAAAAAGAGTGGTCTTGACTTCTTCTGTTGCAGCGGTTGCATACAATGGTAAGCCCAGGACTCCTGATGTGGTAGTAGACGAGTCGTGGTTTTCTGATCCCGAGTTCTGCAAGGAAAGTAAG ATGTGGTATGTTCTCTCAAAGACATTAGCTGAAGATGCAGCATGGAAGTTTGTCAGAGAAAAGGGCATCGACATGGTCACAATCAATCCAGCAATGGTTATCGGCCCTCTTCTTCAACCTACCCTGAACACAAGTGCAGCTGCAATTTTGAACCTGATAAATG GAGCACAGACATATCCAAATGCTTCCTTCGGCTGGGTTAATGTCAAGGATGTTGCGAATGCTCATATTCTGGCGTATGAAACTCCTTCCGCTAATGGAAGATATTGTTTGGTTGAGAGTGTTGTACACCATTCAGGGGTTGTCGATATTCTACGCAAACTATATCCTTCTCTCCAACTTCCAGACAA GTGTGCGGACGACAAACCCTTTACACCAACATATCAGGTTTCCAAGGACAAAACAAAAAGCTTGGGCATTAGCTATACTTCACTAGAGGATGGTATCAAGGAAACGGTCGAGAGCTTGAAAGAGAAGAAATTTTTTGTGGCCTAA